The Thermoanaerobacterium thermosaccharolyticum DSM 571 region ATGCTAGTGCCTTTCCGTACGAAAGTCCAACAAGCAATGCCCCCACAAGTCCTGGCCCATATGTTGCTGCAACAACATCTACTTTATCAAGGTTTATAGATGCCTCATCTAGTGCCTCCTTAACCACTTTGCCAATTGCTTCTATGTGATTTCTAGATGCAATCTCCGGAACAACACCGCCAAATTTCTTATGTATATCTATTTGCGAATATATTACATTAGACATGACCGTTTTCCCATTCTTAACTACGCTTGCAGATGTTTCATCACAAGATGTTTCAATTCCTAAAACAATTATATCTTTTTTCATATAATCTCTCCTTACATATCGTACTTCCACATTATTATTGCATCTTCATTGTTGTCCTGATAGTAACCCCTTCTTCTGCCTACAGGTTTAAAGCCGTATTTTTTATAAAGAGATTGAGCAATTAGATTTGATGCCCTCACTTCCAACGTCATAGATGTTATACCTTTTTTCTTTGCCAAATCAATAAGTCCCTCAACAATTGCAGATCCTACCCCTTTTCCTCTGAAATCAGGATGAACGGCAATATTTGTTATATGACCTTCATCTATTACAACCCAGAATCCACCGTATCCAGCTATTTTCTCATCTGCTTCTGCAACTATATAGTGAGCACATTTATTCTTTGTAACTTCCATTGTAAAAGATTCTTTAGACCATGGAACAGAAAAACTTAAGCTTTCAATTTCAATTACATCATCTATATCGCTTTTTGTCATAGGGCGAATTTTAATAACCATATATTATATTAACCCCCAACAATATTAATTTATATTTTCCAAAGCCGCCGGCTTTCTTATATAATATGGCTTAAAATCAATATATGTGCTTAATTCGCCCCTTGCTATTTTTTCTAATGCTATCATCCCAATTGATGATGCCCTCGAGATATTGTTGACAGATGATGCAAAAAACACCTCTTTCGAAGATTCCCTGTTTAAGACATCTTTGTATGGAATTACGCCATCTCCTATGTATATAACATCATCGTTGTATTTATTTACAATGTCTGGCAGTGACTGCACTTCCTTTAATGTTACATCTGATAAAGATGTTAACTCAGCACCGCCTCTATATAAAGATGTATAGACATAACCTCTCAGTGCATCGACTACGGGACATATAATTCCTCTAAATTCCCTTACATTAAATGCAAGGCCATCAAGAGATGAAACTCCTACAATCGGAACATTCAGCGATTGTGCTAAACCTTTAGCAGTGGCAGCACCTATTCTAAGCCCTGTAAAAGATCCGGGACCTTCACATACAGCAATGTGAGTTATTTCTTCTTTTTTTATCTCAGCCATTTTTAAAAGCTCATCAATCATAGGCATCAATATTATAGAATGCCTTAAATGATTTATTGAAAATTCACCTATTACACCAGTCTCATCTACGAGTGCAGCCGTCGCTGTCTTTGACGATGAATCTATTGCAAGTACCTTCATCACTTCATCTCCTTAACTACTTCATCATATTTTTCGCCATTAGAGACAATCTCTATTGTTCTCTCATCGAAAGTATCACCCATATTCATGCGTATAAATATATTTTCTTTTGGGATAAGGGGCTTTATTTTTTCAGGCCATTCAATAACACATACGCCATCTCCATAAAAATATTCCTCATAACCTATATCGTATAATTCCGTATAATCATCTATCCTGTAGACATCAAAATGATACAGTGGAATATCTCCCAAATGCTCATTGACGATCATAAATGTAGGACTTGTCACATAATCGTCAATTCCCATTCCTTTAGCTATCCCTTTCGTTAAGACGGTCTTTCCCACACCTAATTCTCCAGAGATTAATACGATGCTGCCTCTTTTTAGTAAATTTCCTAATTTAAAACCTATCTTTTCAGTCTCAATAGGACTTTTTGTTTTAAATGACATTTTCATTAGTAACACCACCGTGAAATTTATACAATTATTATATACCAAGTATACCATAAAACAAACGCATAGTAAGTTAGTATTTGAGGTAAAAAAAATAACGGATTGGTTTCCGCTATTTTAAATACATTACATTTTAAGCATAGGTGACAATTTCTTGTAAATTAGAAATGTTAAAATAGATATTACAAATCCCTTTAATATGTTGAATGGGAAAATTCCATACGCAATCAATGTTTTTAAATCGATGATATGGCTATTTACTGCCTTTCCCATTCCTACTATGGCGCTTAATGGCCACCCCATTATCTTCTGGTATAACGGCAAAAATACGTAGTAGTTTAAGACCGATCCTGCGATAGCCATTGCAATAGTGCCAATAACCATTGCAATCACTGCTGATTTCTTTGATTTGCTCCTCATGTATATTATACCTACCGTGTAGACGTAAATCGATTCAACCACAAAATTTGCTACTTCTCCAATACCGGCAGACTGGCTTACAGGCAAGTGTATCACATTTTTCACAATCTCAACAAAAATCCCGTAAACAGGGCCTAACGCAAATGATGCTAGTAATGGCGGTATATCGCTAAAATCAAATTTTAAAAAGCTAGGAAATAACGGCAGCTGAAACTCCAGGTACATAAGCACAAATGCTATCGCAGAAAGCAGTCCCACAGTTACAATCACTTTCGTCCTGCTATGCTCCATAAATTACACCTCCATAATCAAAAATCCTGAAGAAATTATCTTCAGGACCACAACAACAAAAATAAATCTTCTTCCATCCAGACTTTACTGTCGGCCTTGGAATCTCACCAAGTCCACCGCATATGCGGGTCGCGGGCTCGCTTACGCTTACCGCCGGTCGGGAATTTCACCCTGCCCTGAAGATATTCTTCACAACTTATTAACTTCTACATAATATAATGTCACAAATATATCAATTTGTCAAGAAACTTTTTAGTCTTTAGCTGTTTTCTCTACGATAACAGTACCTGTCTTTCCACATAAAGCATCATATGCTTTTTCAAGAGATGTTATTATTGCACGCCTTCCATGCTTTGAATTTGCAAACCTTATTGCAGCCTTAACCTTTGGCAACATGCTGCCTGGTGCAAAATGGCCTTCTTCCAAATACCTTTGTGCTTCATCACTTGAAATTACATCCAGTGCTTTTTCATCTGGTTTTTTATAATTGATGTACACTTTTTCCACAGCTGTCAAAATCAAAAGGATATCTGCATCTAAATCCTCTGCAAGCTTCTCAGACGCAAGGTCCTTATCTATGACGGCAGCGACACCTTTCAAACTTCCATTTTCTTTTACAACAGGTATTCCTCCTCCACCTGCTGTTATGACTACAACACCATTATTTTCAAGCAACTTAATTGTACTTAATTCAACTATTTCCTTTGGCTCAGGAGATGCTACAACTCGCCTGTATCCTCTGCCGCTGTCCTCCACCATTTCATATCCTTTATTTTTTATAAGCATCTCTGCTTCTTCCTTTGAATAAAAAGGCCCAATTGGTTTTGTTGGATGCAAAAATGCAGGATCATCTTTATCAACAACTACTTGTGTCACTATTGTCGCAGCATCTTTATCTATGTTTCTCTCCTTAAAAACTTCGCCTAAACACTGCTGTATCATATAGCCTATCATACCTTGGCTTTCCGCACCGCATATGTCAAAAGGCATCGCAGGTATTATGTTAGAGGCCGTCTCATTTTGTATGACTATATTGCCAACCTGTGGGCCATTGCCATGTGTCACAATCACAGAATATCCTTCTTCTATAATATCTGCAATATATGAAGCTGTCTTTCTTATCGCATTTAATTGAGATTCTGCGGTGGGCACCATATCTTTATCTTGCAGTGCATTTCCCCCAAGCGCTATAACTACTTTTCCCTTCATCGTATCCTCCTACTTAAGCAAATAATAACATTTTACATTATATCATTTTATTCAGAATTTGAATAGTAGGTGAAAATTAAGCCAAGGCATGTAAATTTACCTTGGCTTGATTACTATAAAATTGTTGCAATCATGACAGCTTTTATGGTGTGTTTCCTATTTTCTGCCTCATCCCAAACTCTCGATTGCTTTCCTTCTATTACTTCATAAGTTACTTCTTGCCCTTTTACTGCAGGCAAGCAGTGTAAAAATATCGTATCAGATCTTTTTGTCTTTTTCATCATCTCATCATTTACCTGAAATGGTCTTAAAAGCATTTCCCTTTCTTTTTGCTTAGACTCTTCTCCCATAGACGCCCATACATCTGTGTAAACTGCATGTGCACCTTCTAATCCTTCGCCAGGTACATCTGTTATCATAAAGCTCCCGCCATTTTCTTTTGCCATATCTTTGATTTCTTTTATGTATTCTTCTGATGGCCAAAGCTCTTTTGGTGAATTTATCACGTAATCCATACCCATTTTAGCACATCCAACCGCTAGCGTATTTGCCATGTTATTTCTCCCATCGCCTACAAATGCCAGTTTTGTGCCTTTTAAATAACCAAATTCTTCTTCTATCGTCATCAAATCTGCCAAAACTTGCGTAGGATGATATTCGTCAGTAAGCCCATTGTAAACAGGCACACCGGAATATTTTGCAAGTGCTTCTACAGTGCTTTGATTGAATCCTCTAAATTCTATTGCATCAAACATCCTGCCAAGAACTCTTGCAGTATCCTCTATCGATTCTTTTGCTCCGAGCTGTATATCATCTGTCGACAAAAAAACCGGGTGCCCACCTTCCTCGCCAAAAGCCGTCTCAAATGCACATCTAGTTCTGGTGGAGCGCTTTTCAAATATCAATGCAATAGTCTTTCCTAAAAATCTTTGATGAACTATCCCTGCTTTCCTCTCAGCCTTTACCTGTTTTGCTATATCAAGAAGATATCTTATCTCTTGTGGCGTATAATCTTTTAAAGTTAATAAACTTCTGCCTTTTAAATTAAATGCCATTTAATTTCCTCCTATCAACCGATAAAATATATAAATTATTATGCTTCATAGACTAATTGTCCATTTACAAATACATACTTTGTCTTTGTTTTTATCTCAATTGGGCTACCGTCAAATACAGCTATATCTGCATCTTTTCCCTTCTCAATACTTCCTACCCTGTCAGATATGCCTACTATTTTTGCTGGATTTATAGTAATTGCTTTCAGAGCTTCCATCTCATCCATTCCTTCTCTCACTGCAAGACCTGCGCAGATGGGAAGGTAATTTAAAGGAATAACTGGATGATCTGTCATAATAGCCACATCTAACCCGGCTTTTGATAAAATTCCCGGAGTTTTAAAAGTAAGGTTTGAAAGCTCAACTTTTGACCTTTCAGAAAGTGAAGGACCTACAATGACTTTTGCATTCTCCTTCACAAGATAATCCACTATAAGGTGCCCCTCAGTGCAATGGTCCAGCGTTATATCCACATTAAATTCTTTTGCTATCCTTAAAGCAGTGAATATGTCATCTGCTCTATGGGCATGGGCTTTTAATGGTATTTCCCTCTTTAATACTTTAGCCAAGACTTCAAGTCCAAGGTCCCTTGAGGGCCTTTTCTCATCATCGTCAGCGTACTTCTCCATATCCTCTATGTACTCTTGCGCTTTTATGAGCTCTTGCCTCAGCAGTGCGGCTATGCCCATTCTTGTCATAGGCATTTTATGCTGCTCATTGTACACAGATTTTGGATTCTCACCAAAAGCCACTTTAACCGCAATCGGTTCTTTTATGATCATGTCATCAATTCTTTTGCCATATGTCTTTATGGCTGCAAATTGACCTCCAATTACATTGGCACTGCCAGGACCTGTTACAGCCGTCGTTACACCTGCCTCATACGCTTCTTGAAAATATTTGTCCATAGGATTTATCCCATCTATTGCTCGCAATTGAGGAGTTATGGGATCCGTCTCCTCATTTCCATCTGCACCTTCAAAGCCAACAGCATTTTCCCACATTCCGAGATGGCAATGTGCATCTATCATGCCTGGCATCACTGTAAGACCTGAAACATCTATCACCTCAGCATCAAGCGGTGCTATTATTTCTTCTCCCACGTCCAAAATCTTTCCATCGTCTATAAGAACATCTGCTTTATCGTAATTTTTTCCTGCCATCGTCAAGACTTTGCCGCCCTTTAAAAGATACACCGTAAAACCCCCCTGTCTTAAAACTTATCATAATAAAAAAAAGAACCTAAAAGATATTATACTACACTGATAAAAATAGTAAACATCATTCATCAAAGTGATTCATCTTTTTCATTATCTTATCCTTATTAATAATGCCGATGACGAATAAAATCACTGCAATGACTGATATTACCGCTGAAACTATGTAATTTTTATGCTCAATATTTGCACCTATGTACGAGGAAATTACTATGCCAGGAAGTCGCGCTGCTGCCGTTATAAGAAAAAAATTTAAAAATTTCACCGGCGTCAATCCTGCGACGTATGACAAGGCATCCTTAGGGAGGCCTGGCAGTAAAAATACCAAAAAGAGTCCAAGCTCCCCTTTCTTGTTGTTTATTAAATAATCAAATTTTTTTAGCTTCTCGTCTGACAGCATTCCACGTACAAATTCATATCCCAATACCCTTGCTATTGTAAAACACAAAAGAGAACCGATAGTAATTCCAATCAGAGAATACAGCGAGCCCAAAAAAGTCCCGTAAAGGTACCCTCCAGCTATTTGAACAACTTCACCAGGTATTACAAATATTAAAACTTGTAATATCTGTACTGCGATAAAAATCAGAATACCTTTTGTGCCAAAGCCCAAAATCCATTTTTCAAACTTAGCAGGATCTTTTAATAGATAAGTCAACTCATCTCCATATCGAAACAGTACCCAAAAAAACAAAAATACAAATGCTACAATAAATAGGCCATTTATCACAAGCTTCTTTTTATTTCTCTTCACCTAATTTATCCTCCTAAAATCCACATATTACAATATTCAGTCATCTAGATCTCTGAATCTACTTTCATCATAAGGCATAGAAGACTTTACGCTAGATACCTTCATCTCAGGATAGCTTAAAGCTGTAAGAGAGCCTCCAAATACGCATCCTGTATCGATATTGACGGTGTTATTTAAAAATCTTGGCTCCTTTACAGGCGTATGGCCGTAGACAATCAGAGATGGGCCTCTATAGTTTTTCGCCCAATCAAGCCTCACAGGTGTGCCGTCAGGATTTTTTTCACCTGTTATGTCGCCGTACAGAACAAACCGCCTAACATTTTTTCCATAGTGTCCTATGTACTTTTCAGGTATTCCCGCATGTGCTACAATTAACTTTTTATTGTCCAAAATAAGGTACATAGGTGAATCCTCGTACAACTCTTTAAACTGTGAAACAATTCTTTTTCTATGTGAATCGCTTAAAGCATTTAGCTCTTCCACAGTAGTCTCAAGTCCATGTATGATTTTAACATTGTGCCCTAACAAATACCTGTAAAGCTTATTGCAGTGATTACCTGGCGTGTAAAGAGCTTTTCCTGCTTTAACATTTTTATACACCAATTCTATAACACCTATAGAGTCAGGCCCTCTATCTGTAATATCCCCCAGAAATACAAGTTTTCTATCATCTTTATGTACATATATTCCGTCTTTACACGTGTATCCCAAAATATCGATTAATTTTGTCAGTTCTTCATAACAACCGTGAACATCGCCAATAATATCATACGCCGTCAAATTAAAACCTCCATGATATTTAGATCACACCATATATTATTTCATAGAAAGAGATATTCTATTTCTATCTATGTCCACATCAATGACTCTTACCTTTACTATATCACCTACAGAAACGACATCTAAAGGATGTTTGATGTAATTTTGAGACATCTCTGATATGTGAACAAGGCCATCTGTATGAACGCCAATATCTACAAAACATCCAAAGTCAACAACATTTCTAACTGTACCCATTAATTCCATGCCCGGTTTCAGCTGCTCTATCGTCATCACATCTGACATAAGAATAGGCTTTGGAAGCTCTTCTCTAGGATCTCTTCCAGGCTTTTTTAATTCGCTTACGATGTCATTAAGTGTAGGAAGCCCTATGTCGTATTCTTGTGATAGCTTTTCAAGGCCATATTCCTCCAGTTTATATGCAAATTCCCTCAAAGCTTTTGTATCTAATTTATTAATATCATAATCAAATTTTTTGAGAAGATTCTCTAATATCTCATACCTTTCTGGATGAACACCTGTTGAGTCAAATATATTGTCACCGTTTAATATCCTTAAAAACCCTGCACACTGAGTAAAAGTTGCATCGCCAAGTCTCTTTACATTCTTTAATTCGTTTCTATTTCTAAACTGTCCCACTTCATTGCGGTATTCAACGATATTTTTAGCTATAGACGCATTTATGCCTGACACATACTTTAAAAGCGATACTGATGCCGTATTTAAATCGACACCTACGCTGTTCACGCAATCTTCAACAACGCCATTTAAAGCTTCTCCCAACATCTTCTGGTTTACATCGTGCTGATATTGGCCGACTCCAATAGACTTAGGATCGATTTTAACAAGCTCTGCTAATGGATCCTGCAGCCTACGAGCCATAGATATTGCACCTCTTAAACTTACATTGATGTCAGGAAATTCTTCTGTCCCAAGCTCTGATGCAGAATATACTGATGCACCAGCTTCATTTACTATGACATACTTTAAGTCCCTGTCAACTTCCTTAATAAGCTCTGCTATAAAAAGCTCACTTTCTCTGGAGGCTGTTCCATTGCCAAGTGAAATCAAACCGACATTGTACTTTTCTATCAAACCTTTTAATACCGCTTTTGCTCCATCTACGTCATTTTGTGGAGGCGTAGGATATACGGTAGCCGTATCAAGCAATTTTCCAGTCTCGTCTACGACTGCGATTTTACAACCTGTCCTGTAGGCAGGGTCAAACCCCATAACTACATAACCTTTAACAGGTGGCTGCAAAAGAAGGCTTTTCAAGTTCATCTTAAATACTTTTATAGCCTTATCCTCAGCTATTTCAGTGAGTTTATTTCTTATCTCCCTCTCAATAGATGGCTTAATAAGCCTTTTATATGAATCATTTATTGCATTAACATGATAATCTTTAAAAATTGAGTCATTAATAACATTTGACGCAACTATGTTATTTATTATTTTTTCATCATCTACATCTACTTTAACAGAAATATACTCTTCTCTTTCTGCCCTGTTTATAGCCAATATTCTGTGTGGAGGTATTTTCTTTATAGATTCCTTGTAGCTATAATACATCTCATATGGGGATTTTTCATCTTTTAATTTTTCCGTCACAAGAAGTCCATTATTCCATATATAGTCTCTTATGTACTTTCTTATCTCAGCATTGTCTGATATGTCTTCCGCTACTATGTCCATAGCACCTTGATACGCCTCTTCAAGAGTTAAAACACTATCGTTCAAAAACTTCACAGCGTAATCATCCGGGTTTCCTTCTCTTAAGTCACCATC contains the following coding sequences:
- the rimI gene encoding ribosomal protein S18-alanine N-acetyltransferase, translating into MVIKIRPMTKSDIDDVIEIESLSFSVPWSKESFTMEVTKNKCAHYIVAEADEKIAGYGGFWVVIDEGHITNIAVHPDFRGKGVGSAIVEGLIDLAKKKGITSMTLEVRASNLIAQSLYKKYGFKPVGRRRGYYQDNNEDAIIMWKYDM
- the tsaB gene encoding tRNA (adenosine(37)-N6)-threonylcarbamoyltransferase complex dimerization subunit type 1 TsaB, with the protein product MKVLAIDSSSKTATAALVDETGVIGEFSINHLRHSIILMPMIDELLKMAEIKKEEITHIAVCEGPGSFTGLRIGAATAKGLAQSLNVPIVGVSSLDGLAFNVREFRGIICPVVDALRGYVYTSLYRGGAELTSLSDVTLKEVQSLPDIVNKYNDDVIYIGDGVIPYKDVLNRESSKEVFFASSVNNISRASSIGMIALEKIARGELSTYIDFKPYYIRKPAALENIN
- the tsaE gene encoding tRNA (adenosine(37)-N6)-threonylcarbamoyltransferase complex ATPase subunit type 1 TsaE, whose protein sequence is MKMSFKTKSPIETEKIGFKLGNLLKRGSIVLISGELGVGKTVLTKGIAKGMGIDDYVTSPTFMIVNEHLGDIPLYHFDVYRIDDYTELYDIGYEEYFYGDGVCVIEWPEKIKPLIPKENIFIRMNMGDTFDERTIEIVSNGEKYDEVVKEMK
- a CDS encoding ECF transporter S component; translated protein: MEHSRTKVIVTVGLLSAIAFVLMYLEFQLPLFPSFLKFDFSDIPPLLASFALGPVYGIFVEIVKNVIHLPVSQSAGIGEVANFVVESIYVYTVGIIYMRSKSKKSAVIAMVIGTIAMAIAGSVLNYYVFLPLYQKIMGWPLSAIVGMGKAVNSHIIDLKTLIAYGIFPFNILKGFVISILTFLIYKKLSPMLKM
- the arcC gene encoding carbamate kinase, with protein sequence MKGKVVIALGGNALQDKDMVPTAESQLNAIRKTASYIADIIEEGYSVIVTHGNGPQVGNIVIQNETASNIIPAMPFDICGAESQGMIGYMIQQCLGEVFKERNIDKDAATIVTQVVVDKDDPAFLHPTKPIGPFYSKEEAEMLIKNKGYEMVEDSGRGYRRVVASPEPKEIVELSTIKLLENNGVVVITAGGGGIPVVKENGSLKGVAAVIDKDLASEKLAEDLDADILLILTAVEKVYINYKKPDEKALDVISSDEAQRYLEEGHFAPGSMLPKVKAAIRFANSKHGRRAIITSLEKAYDALCGKTGTVIVEKTAKD
- the argF gene encoding ornithine carbamoyltransferase, coding for MAFNLKGRSLLTLKDYTPQEIRYLLDIAKQVKAERKAGIVHQRFLGKTIALIFEKRSTRTRCAFETAFGEEGGHPVFLSTDDIQLGAKESIEDTARVLGRMFDAIEFRGFNQSTVEALAKYSGVPVYNGLTDEYHPTQVLADLMTIEEEFGYLKGTKLAFVGDGRNNMANTLAVGCAKMGMDYVINSPKELWPSEEYIKEIKDMAKENGGSFMITDVPGEGLEGAHAVYTDVWASMGEESKQKEREMLLRPFQVNDEMMKKTKRSDTIFLHCLPAVKGQEVTYEVIEGKQSRVWDEAENRKHTIKAVMIATIL
- a CDS encoding amidohydrolase; this encodes MYLLKGGKVLTMAGKNYDKADVLIDDGKILDVGEEIIAPLDAEVIDVSGLTVMPGMIDAHCHLGMWENAVGFEGADGNEETDPITPQLRAIDGINPMDKYFQEAYEAGVTTAVTGPGSANVIGGQFAAIKTYGKRIDDMIIKEPIAVKVAFGENPKSVYNEQHKMPMTRMGIAALLRQELIKAQEYIEDMEKYADDDEKRPSRDLGLEVLAKVLKREIPLKAHAHRADDIFTALRIAKEFNVDITLDHCTEGHLIVDYLVKENAKVIVGPSLSERSKVELSNLTFKTPGILSKAGLDVAIMTDHPVIPLNYLPICAGLAVREGMDEMEALKAITINPAKIVGISDRVGSIEKGKDADIAVFDGSPIEIKTKTKYVFVNGQLVYEA
- a CDS encoding TVP38/TMEM64 family protein, with translation MKRNKKKLVINGLFIVAFVFLFFWVLFRYGDELTYLLKDPAKFEKWILGFGTKGILIFIAVQILQVLIFVIPGEVVQIAGGYLYGTFLGSLYSLIGITIGSLLCFTIARVLGYEFVRGMLSDEKLKKFDYLINNKKGELGLFLVFLLPGLPKDALSYVAGLTPVKFLNFFLITAAARLPGIVISSYIGANIEHKNYIVSAVISVIAVILFVIGIINKDKIMKKMNHFDE
- the prpE gene encoding bis(5'-nucleosyl)-tetraphosphatase PrpE produces the protein MTAYDIIGDVHGCYEELTKLIDILGYTCKDGIYVHKDDRKLVFLGDITDRGPDSIGVIELVYKNVKAGKALYTPGNHCNKLYRYLLGHNVKIIHGLETTVEELNALSDSHRKRIVSQFKELYEDSPMYLILDNKKLIVAHAGIPEKYIGHYGKNVRRFVLYGDITGEKNPDGTPVRLDWAKNYRGPSLIVYGHTPVKEPRFLNNTVNIDTGCVFGGSLTALSYPEMKVSSVKSSMPYDESRFRDLDD
- a CDS encoding Tex family protein, coding for MDRIALTLKQEFNLKDFQVLNTIKLIDEGNTIPFIARYRKEATGSLSDEVLRSFYERLTYLRNLEEKKEDTIRLIDEQGKLTDEIREKIENSKTLQEIDDIYRPFRPKRRTRATIAKEKGLEGLAKLIADGDLREGNPDDYAVKFLNDSVLTLEEAYQGAMDIVAEDISDNAEIRKYIRDYIWNNGLLVTEKLKDEKSPYEMYYSYKESIKKIPPHRILAINRAEREEYISVKVDVDDEKIINNIVASNVINDSIFKDYHVNAINDSYKRLIKPSIEREIRNKLTEIAEDKAIKVFKMNLKSLLLQPPVKGYVVMGFDPAYRTGCKIAVVDETGKLLDTATVYPTPPQNDVDGAKAVLKGLIEKYNVGLISLGNGTASRESELFIAELIKEVDRDLKYVIVNEAGASVYSASELGTEEFPDINVSLRGAISMARRLQDPLAELVKIDPKSIGVGQYQHDVNQKMLGEALNGVVEDCVNSVGVDLNTASVSLLKYVSGINASIAKNIVEYRNEVGQFRNRNELKNVKRLGDATFTQCAGFLRILNGDNIFDSTGVHPERYEILENLLKKFDYDINKLDTKALREFAYKLEEYGLEKLSQEYDIGLPTLNDIVSELKKPGRDPREELPKPILMSDVMTIEQLKPGMELMGTVRNVVDFGCFVDIGVHTDGLVHISEMSQNYIKHPLDVVSVGDIVKVRVIDVDIDRNRISLSMK